The window ACCCGTTTTCACCTGTATGCCAAGGTTGCGAATCAGGATGTAGCCTTTGGCGTGCGCGATATTTCCGTGGAATCGCTCGGGTTGTCCGTTGAGGGAAGGCTCACCGTGGGCATGCAGTTCAGCGTGTATATCTTCCGCGGCGAAGTGCCCGTGGCCAGCAACCTGCGCGTGCAGGTGGTGCACTATGAAAAGGGGTACGCCCGCTGTTCCTATGTGGACCTGACCCGTGGGCAGGCCCAGTCCCTGCAGCGCATCGTGACCCGCCGTCTTGTGGCGGGCGCTCCCATACAGCGCCGCAGGATGTATTCCTAACGCCGGTCCAGTCGCTTCATGGCTTCGTCCAGATGGGCCAGCCAGATATCTGCCAGAACATCGTATTCCCCGGCTCCCTTGAGCACTGCCTCGCAGGCGATTCCGGCCCGCTCCAGCACGTTTTTCCATGAATGGTCGGCCTTGCCCACCATGTCTTTGGATGCGTGATGCCCCGCGCCGAACAGGAAGGGAAGCAGAAACGCCTTTTCCACACCGCGCTCCAGCAGGGTGTCGCGTATTTTTTCTATACCCGGCTCGGCTTCCAGCGCGCCAACGAACACGTCCGGGTCGCGCAGCTGGATACAGTGATGCAGCCCTTCGTAGTAGACGTTGCCGGGGTGCAGGGTCCCATGCCCCATGAGCAGCACGGCCTCGCGTTTTTTCCTGTGCGCGGGCAGCACCGAGAGTATGGCCCCGGCCACCTGTTCGATGTCCTCTTCCCCGGCCAGCAGGGGAAAGCCCACCTCCACGCGTTCAAAGCCGTTTTCGCGCAGCATGAACTTGCTGGCCAGTGGCAGCAGGTCGTGAAATTCCGAGCCCGGGATCATGTGCAGGGACTGCACGGCCACGCGCCGCACATTCAGCTGCAGTAACCGTTGCAGTGCTTCGGCCACGGAGTCGGCCTGTTCGCCTGCTCGAGTCATGCGTCCGCGTATTGTCCGGGATGTGTAGGCTTTGAGTACGGGTACGCCCGGCCATGCGGTCCGGACGCGTTCGACCATATGGTCGAGTGCGGCCACCGAGTTTTGGTGGCGCGAACCATACGAGGCAAGTATTATGGCGTTATTCATGCGTATTTTTGCGTACCAGCGCCAGACTGAAATAGTGCGGCCGTTCCGGGGCGTCCTTGATGTCCATGAGTATGGATTCGTTGTCCATGCCCAGGCGTGAAACCAGCACGGTCCTGTCGTTCAGGCGCAATTCATTCAATGTGTCGCGTATTTCAGCGAAGTTCTTGTAGGCCTTCAGGATAACGGCATTGTCCGCTTTGTCCAGTAGTTCCTTGAGCCGTTCCTTTTTGCACACGCCCGATGTGAGCACAAGGCTTTCCTCGGACTCGGCCAGCACGAACCCCACGCGCGCCGCTGCTGCCTGATAGGAGGTGATGCCCGGAACAACGCCGATGCGCAGGTCGGGTTCCAGCCGTTTGAGCATGTTTTGCAGGTAGCCGAAGGTACTGTATGTCAGCGGGTCGCCCAGGGTAAGGAAAACCCCATCGTTTCCTGCATGCAGCTCCCTGGCCACGATGCGGGCGTTGGCTTCCCACGCGCTTTGCAGTACGGCCTTGTCCCGCGTCATGGGAAAGCCGAGTTGCACCACGCGCACGTCTTCGCGCATGTGGGGGCGGGCGATGTTCAGGGCCGTGGAATAATCGTTCTTGGTGGATGCGGCCGCAAATACCACATTCGCGTTGTGGATCATTCTGACTGCCTTGAAGGTCAGCAGTTCCGGGTCGCCGGGGCCGACACCGATGCCGTGCAGCATGCCGGGCTTTGTCATGGTTTGTCCTTTATGCCTGTTTGTTCAGGGAGTGTGATGTTTTTCATTGTTCGGTCTTGGCGGGCAGGCGCAGCAGGGAGCGCAGAGTGGCGATGCCTTCAAGCAGCCGCATGGTGGGGCGCGACACGATGTCCTCGCTGACCGTATATACTCGTCCTTCGCGCACGGCCTTGACCGCTGCGAACCCGGGCGTTTGTTTTATGTCCGCTGATGAAGTCCTGTTCATGGTTCCGGTCTGGGCCAGATACACGTCGATATCCGCGCCGTGGGCGATGATCCGTTCGGCACCGTATTCGGCGATGTTGGTGCCATGTCTCGGCGTTGCATCCTGTGCCGCGTTGATGCCTCCGGCCGCGGCAAGGGCGAACATGGCCGTGGAATCCGGTGAAAAAGTGCTCAGCTTGCGGTGGATGGATTCGAAAAAGACTGTGGGCCGCTGTTGCATGGGGATTGTTTCAGTGGCTTTTTTCAAATCGGCCAGCCGGGTCTTGAAGTTTGTGACCATGGATTCGGCTTGTTGCCTTGCCCCGGTAAGCGTGCCGAGGGTTCGCCAGTAGTCGTAGGTGGCCTTCATGCCCATGGGCTGGAGCGCGGCCACGGTCACGCCCGCTTTTTCCAGTCCTTGCCATAATGCCGGATAGGCACGCCAATGCATGGGCCGCACCAGCACGAGGTCGGGCCGGGCGGCCAGAAAGCGTTCGATGCCGTCGCGGGCGTTGAAGCGCGGCCGCGTGGTGATTTGCGCCGGATAGTCGTCGCTGCGCGATATGCCGATGAGCGCGTTTGCGCGTCCCAGCGAGCAGATATTTTCCGTGTGTGCGCCGTACAGGGAGATGATGCGTGTAAACGGCTTGGGCACGGCGATTGTTCTGCCCACGGAGTCCGTGACCACGGTGTGCGCACGTGCCTCTCCGACCATGATCGGCAGTATGGCCACCAGAAAAAGAATTGCCACGCGCATACGGATCATGGCGTAGCCTTTTGTTTGAAGGACACGGCCAGCGAGCCGGAAAATTCGTCCCGGTACACCCGGCAGTCCACGCCGAAGACTTCGCGCACGGCCTGCGTGGTCAGGGTTTGAGCCAGCGGCCCGGACGAATGGACGCATCCGTTGTGCAGAAACACGATGTTGTCGGCAAAGGCCGCCGCATGGTTGAGGTCGTGCAGCACGGCCACCACGGTTTTGTCTTCCCTGCGGACCAATGTGCGCAAGGCCTGCAAGGTGCGCAGGGTGTGGCGGATGTCCTGATTGGCCGTGGGTTCATCCAGCAGCAGGACCGGCGTGTCCTGTGCCAGTGCGCGGGCCAGCATGGTGCGCTGGCGTTCGCCGCCCGAAAGGTCCGTGATGCGCCGCTGAGCGAGTTGGGCGACGTCCATGGTTTGCATGGCCTCGTCGGTCAGTGCCTGATCGGTCCAGTCCGGGGTCATAAAGCGTGGAATGTGCGGGTGTCGCCCCATGAATACTGTTTCGCGTACGCTGAAAGGAAAGGAAACGTTGTGGAATTGCGGCATGAGCGCGGTACGTTGCGCCATTTCAAGGGGGTTCATGGCCGACACGGGTGAACCGAATAGGGTTATGGAGCCGGATTGCGGCTTGCGCTGTCCGGTCATGAGGTCCAGCAAGGTGGATTTGCCGCTGCCGTTGGGGCCGACCACGGCTGTGAACGCTTTGCTTGCAATGGTCAGGTCCAGCCCGTCAAAGAGCGGTTGCCCGTGGCCGAAGTGCAGACCGCGGATGGTATAGGCGGGACCGTTCATGTTATCTCCGGGCCAGTTTGCGGCTGAATATGAAACAGAACACCGGGCCGCCGATGAGGGCTGTGAGCACGCCCACCGGAACTTCATGGGGGAGCACGGCGCGGGTCAGCGTGTCCGCACCCAGCAGCAGTATGGCCCCGCCCAGCCCTGAGGCCGGGAGCAGCAGTCGGTTGTCCGGGCCGCAGGCAAGGCGCATGAGGTGCGGCACGATCAGGCCCACGAAGCCGATGATGCCGGATACGGCCACACAGGCCGCGGCCATGAACGTGGCGATGCCCAGCAGCGCGGCACGCGTCATTTCCGTATTCACGCCCAGCGAGCGGGCCGTGGTGTCGCCCATGGACATGATGTTCATGTCCCGGGCCAGGAAAAGGCAGGCCGCAAGTCCGACCCCGGCCACGATCACGGCCAGCAGCGCCTCGGCCCATGTTTTGGCCGCAAAACTGCCCATGAGCCAGTATATGATCACGGAAACCCGCTCGTCGGCCATGTACTTCATGAAGCTGATGCCCGCCGAGAGCATGGCCGAGACAATGACGCCGGAAAGAATCAGGTTGGTGGGTGAAAGCCTGTGGGTGCTGCCGGCAATGGCCATGACCCCCAGCAGGGTGGTGGCGGCACCGATGAAGGCGCATGCGCCCACGGACCATACTCCCGCGAAATCCAGCCCCAGCAGCAGGGCCAGCGACGCGCCGAACGCGGCTCCCGAGGAAACGCCCAACGTGAACGGTTCGGCCAGCGGATTGAGCAGCACGCCCTGAAACGCTGTTCCTGCAACGGCAAGGCCGAAGCCCGCGGCTGCCGCCGTGATGATGCGCGGCAGCCGCACATTGAAGATCACTTCCGAAATCATGGGGTTGGAAAAGGGTTCCGCTCCCCACACGCGTTCCGCCAGCACCGAAAGAACCGTGGCCGGTTCAACGGGGATGAAGCCCATGCCCGTGGCCGCCACCATCAGGCACAGCAGTGTACCCGAGAGGACGGCGACCCAGAATACGGGTTTTCCGGCGGCGATGCAGGGAGCGGTCATATGCATTGTCCTCTGGAATGGCCTATCGGGCCATGGCGTCCTTGAGGTGCTCCACATAGAGTTGCGCCCATTCGGGAACAACACCCAGTCCGCGCAGCTCGGTGTGCACGTCGAAGCCTTCCTTGGTCAGCATGACCTTCCAGGAGTCGTCCTCGGCTCCGGCCATGTCGTTGCTGGCATGGTCGCCGGCCACGATCATCAGCGGTTTCATGAGCACGCTTTTCTTGCCCGTAGCCTTGAGTGCGGCCAGAGCCTCGTCGAATCCGGGGAATCCTTCCACGCAGCCGATGATCACGGGCCAGCCGTATTCCTGCTGCAGGACAGACTGGAACTCGGCATAAATGCCCGTGGAGAAGAAGTCGTTGCCGTGGCCCATGTAGATCAGTGCGGCATCCATTTTTCTGGCCTGTTCCACGTCGGTTTTCAGGGCTTTGGCGGCCACGGCCAGGTCGGTTTTGTAGGGGTGGCCTTCACCAGGCATGCCCAGTGCCGGTCTGCCCAGTGCCAGCCGGGCAAACGGGGTGTGTCGGGGCTTGAGCGCATGAATGGAGCGCAGGCCAGCCAGCAGGGTCACGGTGTCGTGGAATTCCTCGCCCGCAAAAACGTGCAGGGACTGGACCGTTATGTCGCGGTAGCCCATGTTCTGCAGGTCCGCAATGGTGGCCAGCGGGGTCCTCACGTGCAGCACCTCGGCCGGAATGCCGGGGTTGGTCTTTTGCCACGCCTTGTCCTGGCTGCGTTCGATCCAGATTTTGCGGATGATGTTGGAGGTGAAGGCCAGCTTGACCGGCACGTTGGGAAAAGCCTTTTGCACGGCTTTCTGAATGGCCAGAATGGAAGTGATGGCTTCGGGGTAGGAAGTTCCGAATGCCGTAAGAACAATGGCTTTTTTGCCAGAGCCTTTTTCGTTGCCGTGGCCTGCGTTTGCCGCAGTAGCCGCCAGCAGCAGGCTCAGAGCCATCAGTGTGACCAGAAGCCGTTTGCATGAGTTGTGCATTGATTCCTCCGACTGTTGGGAGGGGCTGGTTGAATGAAGTGTGCATAAGGAAAAGGCGTAAAGACTGCGCCTGCACTGATGTGTCCGTTCGGCAATTGCCCCGTTGCCGTCGAACTCTCCTCGGACAGGCTTCGGGCAGGTCTTCCGGCTTCCCTCCCTGTTTTCGGCCTTCCCGGGGAAACCCCAGTGGCATACGAAGAAAACAGGTTGTCGAGGATTACGGCGGCGGGACCGCTCCCGATTCACACGGGATTCCCTATCAAGTCCTTGCGGACACCTGAAGCAGAGCCGTTGTATTCAAGGGGGGTGAACGGTGTCAAGTTACGAGGAACGTTCATCCATCTTTTGCAGCAATTCTTCGGTATCCACCACCAGGGCGTCGGATTCGCCCATCATGCCGTAGCCGAGCAGGGGTACGTCGAAGACTTCTTCCACGGGCACGGTGAAGCGGGTGATGACCACCTGTTGCTGGCGGATCACGTCGTCTACCATGATGGCGGCCTTGTAGTCGCCGGTGCGGACCACCACGGTCTGGGATTTGTCCACGTCCTGAATCTCGGGAACGATGCCCAGATGGTCGCCGAGGCGCAGCAGGGAGTGCACTTCCCCGCGCACGTCCACGGTTTCGCGTCCGTCGGGAAGCTCAACCACTTCGTTGGTGTTGGGCACGTAGATTTCCACCACGTCGCGGCTGGGTATGATGAAGGTTTCTCCACCGACCCTGCATACCAGCGCTTCCACGATGCCTTCATTGGCCGAGCGGTCGAGCGGAATGCTGATGATGAACGCCGCGCCCTTGCCCAGCGTGCTTTCGATGGTGATGTCGCCGTCAAGGGATACGCGGATGGCGTTGACCACCGCGTCCATGCCCACGCCGCGGCCGGACACGTCCGTGATCTTTTCCGCAGTGCTGAACCCGGACATGAGCACGAATTGGAGAATTTCATCTTCGGTGTATTCGGTATCCGGGTCGGCAAGGCCTTTTTCCAGCGCCTTGGCCTTTATTCTTTCCGGATCAAGGCCTCGTCCGTCATCACGCACTTCGATGTATGCGAATTCGCCCTTGCGCCATGCCGAGAGTTTTACGCTGCCGGTTTCGGGCTTTCCTGCCTCGATACGGCCTTCGGTGGTTTCAAGACCATGGTCCACTGCGTTGCGCAACAGATGCACCAGCGGTTCGTTCAGGGATTCCACGATGGTTTTGTCCAGGGCCAGACTTTCACCGGACATTTCGAAATCAAGCTTTTTGCCGATTTTCTGGCTCAGGCTTTTCACCAATCGATGCATGGGCATGAAAATTTGTTTGAGCGGAACGAGCCTGATGGCGTCCACCTCGAACTGGAGCTTGCTGATGACGTTGTCCAGTTCCCGGAGGCTGGCCATGACCTTGGAGTCGATGCCCAGACCGCCTTGGGCGATGACCGCATAGGTGACCATGAGCTTGCCCACCAGTTCGATGACCCGGTCCAGCCGGTCCGTGCTCACACGAATGGAGGAAATGGCCTGTGCCGCGAGGCCTTTCTCCTGTGGCGCGTCCTTGGATTTGACGGCGGGTTTGGCTGCCTGTTCGGCAGGGGGATCGGTTTGCTCCGCTTCGCCCGTGGTGGCAGCTTCGCCGCCCATGGCCGCGGCAATGGCTTCCTCGGATTCCTGTTCGGCTGTTTCCGCCTGTCTGGATTGTTCGGCTACAGCTTCGGAATCCAAGACCGCCGGTCCCTGATCCAGTATGCCTGCCAGGGAGTGCAGGAATTGCTTTTGTGCATCCACGACGTTCAGCATGGACGTTATGATTTCCGTGCTTACGGGCGTGATGCCGTCGTTGAGCATGTCCAATATGGCGATGATTTGTGCGGACTGGATTTTCATCCGCGAGAGTCCGAGCGAGGCCAGCACCTCGTCGACGTTGCCGCCCCCGGCCGCTTCCAATGCCAGAACTTCGTTCTCCAGCGCTTCTATACACTCAAGGATGGCTTCGCGCATGGTCAGTTGTTCTCCGTGCCGGGAGCCGCGTTTGTGAAATAGGATTCTTCATCGGGGTGGACGGCGACCCTGTCGTCCATGCCCCAGGAGTAAAACGTCGTCTTGCAGGCCGGGCACATGCCGAAGACGGCGATTTTGAAAGCTTCCGAGTATGCGGCTATGGTTTCCCATGCCGCGGAGTTGAAGGTGAGCACACGGCTCAGGTCCAGCAGGATGCTGCTTCCGGGGTCCGCCTGCATGATGGCTGAAGTAAGCAGATCCCTTTGCGGGGCAAGGTGAACCCGGGCGTCTTTGACGCGCAGCACGAGCACTCCCTGTTTTTCTTCGGTGTCCACACCGTCGAAGGCCAAAGCCTCGTCCTGCGGCCCTGACCCGGAAGCCTCGTCTATCTTGCCGAGAATTTCGTTGGGCTCTTCCTCATCGGGCACGCCTTCGTCGCGGATCTGTTCCACCACCTGAAAGATCATGTTCACGGCGCGGGAGAGCAGGGTGATGTTCTCCGACGACTGCTCTACGCTCCCAGCCTGAACTTTCTTGAGAAAGTCTTCCACCTTGTGCGTGAAGCCCGATGCGTATTCGAACCCGGACATGAACCCGGTGACACCCTTGATGGTGTGCAACGGGCGCGAAAGAATTTCTATTCCTTCGCCGAGGTCGCCGCCTTCGAGCATGTCGATGCCTTCAAGCACCTGTGGGTAGTATTTGTCGTTGACCTCCGAAAAGAATTCGTCAACCAACGCATCTTCTTCACTCATGAATGATGGTCCCCGGCTTGCGGGTTACTCCTTGAGCAACCCCAGTTTTTCGAGTTCGACGAAGAGCTTGTCCTTATCCACGGGTTTGACGATATATCCGGATGCCTCGCCTTCGTGAAACGATTTGATCACGGTTTTCGGATCGTCCAGGGCCGAGGTCATGACTACCTTGACCCGTGGGCTCAGTTTTTCATCCCGCTCCAGGGTGCGAATCTGTTCCAGAGCCTCGATTCCGTCCACCTCTGGCATCATGATGTCCATGAGGATGAGTGAATATGGATTTCCCTCGCTGTGGGCCAGCTTGAAAGCGTCAACCGCCTCCTTGCCGTTGACAACGATGTCTATCTCGAAAAGGCTCATAAGAAAGGACCGCAAGACTTTTCTGCTCAGGAATTCATCTTCGACTATCAGGGCCCGCATGCCTGCTCCGTTGCCTGTTTTGGTTTAATATTCCGTAGGATCACTTTGTTCTCAAAAACGAGTAAAAGTCAACCGGGCTTCCAAGAAAATAATGTTACTACTTGCGTTTAAAGTTCTTTGTCGATACGACCGCGAACATGAACATACCAGTGACACAACGGCGCAGGGAGCGCATTGAACAGGTGTTGGCCAAGCGGCAGCCCGACCTGACTCTTGTCATGGATAATATATGGGATCCGCACAATGTTTCCGCGGTGTTGCGCAGTTGCGACGCATTCGGAGTCCACGAAGTCCAGTTGTATTATACAACGTCGCCGTGGCCGGATCTTGGCAAGCGCACCTCGGCTTCGGCAAAGAAATGGGTCCGGAGGATTCGTCATAACGACGGCCCGGGCATGATCCAATCCCTGCGCGACAGGGGGTATCAGATATTGCGCACCGGGTTTTCGGAAACGGCCCGGCCGGTCATGGCTTTCGATTACACGATCCCCACGGCCATCATCCTGAGCAACGAACACGACGGAACCGCGCCCGAGCTTGCGGAATTGGTTTCCGATGAAGTATACATTCCCATGCAGGGAATGGTGCAGAGCTTCAATGTGTCCGTTGCAGCGGCTATCATTTTGTATCAGGCCTTTTTGCAGCGCAACGAAGCCGGGATGTATGACTCCCCGCGTTTCGACGACGATGAGTTCCGGGCGCTCTGCAAGGATTGGTACAGTCGATGAAATGGTGTCTTTCCACGTTAACCTTGTGGAGCAACAGTGCAGAACGTGCTTGATTGCCTGAGCCGCGGAGGGGTGGCCGTCTATCCGACCGAAACGTTGTACGCCCTGGGGTGTGCGGCCACGGATCAGGACGCCTGTGCGCGGGTGGTGGCCCTCAAGAAACGACCGCAAATCAAGCCGTTGCCGTTGATCATCGGATGGCAGGGCGGGCTTGAGCTGGTCACGGACCACGTCCCGTTTTCATTGATCTCACTTGCGGAGCACTTCTGGCCCGGCCCCCTGTCGGTTTTGGTGCGTGCCCGTGAATCCCTTGCCCCGCAGGTGTCCGACAAACAGGGATTCACTTCGGTGCGGCTCAGTCCGCATCCTGTTGCCGCGGCCCTGAGCCGCGAATTGGGCGTGCCCCTGGTGGCCACCAGCGCCAATATCAGCGGGCATGAAGCCACGGCCGATCCCGAAGCGCTTGATCCCGATCTTCTGGCCGGGGTGGACGCGAGCTACCTCGACGCTCCATTGCCGTTGGGCGGTGCCCCGTCCACGGTGATCCGGCCGGGAAACGACAACGAAATAGAGGTCGTTCGTGCAGGCGCCGTTGCCGTGCACATGCTCGAGGCCGAAGGATTCGTCATCACCAATCGATAATTCACGGGAGAGAGCGTATGCCGGACGACATGGCCAGAGACCAACCGCTTGTCCTTGTGGTCGAGGACAGCAGGATGGTGTTGCAGGAAATATCGCGCCGCCTTCTTGATACCCGTGAATTCAGGGTCGTAACCGCAACAACTCTTGCCGAAGCCGAACAGGTCATGGCCGAGGCCGGCCAGGACATCTTCTTTTCCATTCTCGACGTGACGCTTCCGGATGCCCCGGACGGCGAAGTCGTGGACCACGCCTGTGCGCGGGGCATACCTTCCATTGTTTTTACCGCCAATCTGGACGAGGAACTGCGTACCGAAATCCTTTCCAAGAATATCATCGATTATGTGGTCAAGGACAGGACCGCAGTGCGGCAACTCGTGGAACAGGCACTGCGGCTTAAGCGCAACCGGGGCGTTCGCACCATGGTTGTGGATGATTCCCCATCGTTCCGTTCGTTCATCCGTCAGCTTCTGGAGCGCCAGATGTTCGAGGTGGTGGAAGCCTCGAGCGGCAAAGAGGGCATGGATGTCCTTGCCGCCCACGACGACATGCAGCTCGCCATCGTGGATTATGAAATGCCGGGTATGAGCGGGTTGGAACTGGTTCGGCAATTACGCGCCCAACGCGGCCGCGACAGGCTCGCCGTGATCGGTGTCTCGGCCCGTGTGACGGAACCTCTTTCGGCCTGGTTCATCAAGAGCGGAGCCAATGACTTTCTGCACAAGCCCTTTACCGAGGAGGAATTCAACTGCCGGGTGTTGCAAAACATGGACATGCTGCACATGGTTCGCGAACTCAAGCGCCACGACGAGGAAAAGAACCGGTTCCTTGGTGTGGTGGCCCATGACCTGCGCACGCCCATCAACGGCATGAGCGGTTTTCTGGATATGCTGCTGGAAGGCCAATCCGATCCCCTTTCCGAAGACCAGCGGGAGATTCTGGAGATAGTGCAGACGTCCACCGACAACATGCTGCACATGGTCAATGATCTGCTTGACGTTTCGGTCATTCATTCCGGCAGGCTCGACCTGCGCATTGCGGCCACGGATTTTGCGGCGCTGGTTGCGGAGCGGGTCCGTATTCAGAATTTTGCCGCGTCCCAAAAGAGCATTTCCATCGAGATGGAGAGTGACGCGCTGCCCCCTCTGAACATTGACGCGCGGCGTATGGCCCAGATGGTGGACAACCTGCTTTCCAACGCCATCAAATATTCACCCCACGGGAGCACCACGCGGGTCTGGGTGAGGCGTGAGGATGACGTGGTGCATTTCGTGGTCGTGGATGAGGGGCCGGGTATTTCCGTGGAGGACCAGACCCGGTTGTTCCAGAGCTTTGCCCGTACCGGGAACCAGCCCACCGGCGACGAACTCAGCGTGGGCCTTGGCCTGATGATCGTGCGCAGCATCGTCCAGGCCCATGGCGGTGATGTATGGGTGGAATCCGACGTGGGCAACGGGGCGGAATTTCACGTGACCCTGCCGTTGGCTGCAGACACGGGTGGGTGAAAAAATTTGAACACGCATGGCCCCAAAAGCCGCGTTTTCAGGTCTGCGGTTCAAAAAACGAAACTCTGGATAGTGATATTTTTTTTCGGTGAAGGTGTCCCGTCTGTATATTAGTGCTTGAAAATATTGATTTAAAGATTAATTTTTTTGGTGTTTCCCTTTGTGGCATGCAGGTTGCAAATTTGAAAGCATCCTTCTTTTGCATAGCGATTCGAAAAAAGCTCTCCGGCCATATGTCGGAGGCTTTTTTCGTTTTGAAAAGAGCCTTTCCGTGGTTTGGTTTGACATGCGGCCGGGCTTGGGCAACTCTTGATCGTACAAGGAGATTTTATGCAGAAC is drawn from Pseudodesulfovibrio senegalensis and contains these coding sequences:
- a CDS encoding sirohydrochlorin cobaltochelatase, encoding MNNAIILASYGSRHQNSVAALDHMVERVRTAWPGVPVLKAYTSRTIRGRMTRAGEQADSVAEALQRLLQLNVRRVAVQSLHMIPGSEFHDLLPLASKFMLRENGFERVEVGFPLLAGEEDIEQVAGAILSVLPAHRKKREAVLLMGHGTLHPGNVYYEGLHHCIQLRDPDVFVGALEAEPGIEKIRDTLLERGVEKAFLLPFLFGAGHHASKDMVGKADHSWKNVLERAGIACEAVLKGAGEYDVLADIWLAHLDEAMKRLDRR
- the cobI gene encoding precorrin-2 C(20)-methyltransferase, with amino-acid sequence MTKPGMLHGIGVGPGDPELLTFKAVRMIHNANVVFAAASTKNDYSTALNIARPHMREDVRVVQLGFPMTRDKAVLQSAWEANARIVARELHAGNDGVFLTLGDPLTYSTFGYLQNMLKRLEPDLRIGVVPGITSYQAAAARVGFVLAESEESLVLTSGVCKKERLKELLDKADNAVILKAYKNFAEIRDTLNELRLNDRTVLVSRLGMDNESILMDIKDAPERPHYFSLALVRKNTHE
- a CDS encoding ABC transporter substrate-binding protein yields the protein MIRMRVAILFLVAILPIMVGEARAHTVVTDSVGRTIAVPKPFTRIISLYGAHTENICSLGRANALIGISRSDDYPAQITTRPRFNARDGIERFLAARPDLVLVRPMHWRAYPALWQGLEKAGVTVAALQPMGMKATYDYWRTLGTLTGARQQAESMVTNFKTRLADLKKATETIPMQQRPTVFFESIHRKLSTFSPDSTAMFALAAAGGINAAQDATPRHGTNIAEYGAERIIAHGADIDVYLAQTGTMNRTSSADIKQTPGFAAVKAVREGRVYTVSEDIVSRPTMRLLEGIATLRSLLRLPAKTEQ
- a CDS encoding ABC transporter ATP-binding protein — encoded protein: MNGPAYTIRGLHFGHGQPLFDGLDLTIASKAFTAVVGPNGSGKSTLLDLMTGQRKPQSGSITLFGSPVSAMNPLEMAQRTALMPQFHNVSFPFSVRETVFMGRHPHIPRFMTPDWTDQALTDEAMQTMDVAQLAQRRITDLSGGERQRTMLARALAQDTPVLLLDEPTANQDIRHTLRTLQALRTLVRREDKTVVAVLHDLNHAAAFADNIVFLHNGCVHSSGPLAQTLTTQAVREVFGVDCRVYRDEFSGSLAVSFKQKATP
- a CDS encoding FecCD family ABC transporter permease codes for the protein MTAPCIAAGKPVFWVAVLSGTLLCLMVAATGMGFIPVEPATVLSVLAERVWGAEPFSNPMISEVIFNVRLPRIITAAAAGFGLAVAGTAFQGVLLNPLAEPFTLGVSSGAAFGASLALLLGLDFAGVWSVGACAFIGAATTLLGVMAIAGSTHRLSPTNLILSGVIVSAMLSAGISFMKYMADERVSVIIYWLMGSFAAKTWAEALLAVIVAGVGLAACLFLARDMNIMSMGDTTARSLGVNTEMTRAALLGIATFMAAACVAVSGIIGFVGLIVPHLMRLACGPDNRLLLPASGLGGAILLLGADTLTRAVLPHEVPVGVLTALIGGPVFCFIFSRKLARR
- a CDS encoding sirohydrochlorin cobaltochelatase, whose protein sequence is MHNSCKRLLVTLMALSLLLAATAANAGHGNEKGSGKKAIVLTAFGTSYPEAITSILAIQKAVQKAFPNVPVKLAFTSNIIRKIWIERSQDKAWQKTNPGIPAEVLHVRTPLATIADLQNMGYRDITVQSLHVFAGEEFHDTVTLLAGLRSIHALKPRHTPFARLALGRPALGMPGEGHPYKTDLAVAAKALKTDVEQARKMDAALIYMGHGNDFFSTGIYAEFQSVLQQEYGWPVIIGCVEGFPGFDEALAALKATGKKSVLMKPLMIVAGDHASNDMAGAEDDSWKVMLTKEGFDVHTELRGLGVVPEWAQLYVEHLKDAMAR
- a CDS encoding chemotaxis protein CheA, which encodes MREAILECIEALENEVLALEAAGGGNVDEVLASLGLSRMKIQSAQIIAILDMLNDGITPVSTEIITSMLNVVDAQKQFLHSLAGILDQGPAVLDSEAVAEQSRQAETAEQESEEAIAAAMGGEAATTGEAEQTDPPAEQAAKPAVKSKDAPQEKGLAAQAISSIRVSTDRLDRVIELVGKLMVTYAVIAQGGLGIDSKVMASLRELDNVISKLQFEVDAIRLVPLKQIFMPMHRLVKSLSQKIGKKLDFEMSGESLALDKTIVESLNEPLVHLLRNAVDHGLETTEGRIEAGKPETGSVKLSAWRKGEFAYIEVRDDGRGLDPERIKAKALEKGLADPDTEYTEDEILQFVLMSGFSTAEKITDVSGRGVGMDAVVNAIRVSLDGDITIESTLGKGAAFIISIPLDRSANEGIVEALVCRVGGETFIIPSRDVVEIYVPNTNEVVELPDGRETVDVRGEVHSLLRLGDHLGIVPEIQDVDKSQTVVVRTGDYKAAIMVDDVIRQQQVVITRFTVPVEEVFDVPLLGYGMMGESDALVVDTEELLQKMDERSS
- a CDS encoding histidine kinase; this encodes MSEEDALVDEFFSEVNDKYYPQVLEGIDMLEGGDLGEGIEILSRPLHTIKGVTGFMSGFEYASGFTHKVEDFLKKVQAGSVEQSSENITLLSRAVNMIFQVVEQIRDEGVPDEEEPNEILGKIDEASGSGPQDEALAFDGVDTEEKQGVLVLRVKDARVHLAPQRDLLTSAIMQADPGSSILLDLSRVLTFNSAAWETIAAYSEAFKIAVFGMCPACKTTFYSWGMDDRVAVHPDEESYFTNAAPGTENN
- a CDS encoding response regulator, whose translation is MRALIVEDEFLSRKVLRSFLMSLFEIDIVVNGKEAVDAFKLAHSEGNPYSLILMDIMMPEVDGIEALEQIRTLERDEKLSPRVKVVMTSALDDPKTVIKSFHEGEASGYIVKPVDKDKLFVELEKLGLLKE
- a CDS encoding TrmH family RNA methyltransferase, with the translated sequence MNIPVTQRRRERIEQVLAKRQPDLTLVMDNIWDPHNVSAVLRSCDAFGVHEVQLYYTTSPWPDLGKRTSASAKKWVRRIRHNDGPGMIQSLRDRGYQILRTGFSETARPVMAFDYTIPTAIILSNEHDGTAPELAELVSDEVYIPMQGMVQSFNVSVAAAIILYQAFLQRNEAGMYDSPRFDDDEFRALCKDWYSR
- a CDS encoding L-threonylcarbamoyladenylate synthase; protein product: MQNVLDCLSRGGVAVYPTETLYALGCAATDQDACARVVALKKRPQIKPLPLIIGWQGGLELVTDHVPFSLISLAEHFWPGPLSVLVRARESLAPQVSDKQGFTSVRLSPHPVAAALSRELGVPLVATSANISGHEATADPEALDPDLLAGVDASYLDAPLPLGGAPSTVIRPGNDNEIEVVRAGAVAVHMLEAEGFVITNR